Within Anopheles ziemanni chromosome 2, idAnoZiCoDA_A2_x.2, whole genome shotgun sequence, the genomic segment GTTTGCTTATTAATTACGCTTTGCTTCTTTAGGGTCGCGAATACAGGAAGGGATTTTCCGCTGAGCGTCAGGAACATACTTATACCAGCGGAGGTCCACACTGCTCAGTCGATCACCGACTTCCAatcgggaaggaaaagcaaTCAACAGCACCAGAGAGCCAGCTCCCTCGGCAAGCAGAGGGCTGTGGACAAGACAAAGAAAGTCAGGAAGTTCGTTTACCACTGGAGAACTACAAGTGAACTTTAGTGACTTTAGTGCAGCGGATCAAACGAGAACTCAAGTGGAAGAAAACACGATATCTTAGATATGAACATTTGTCCACATTTGATAAGTTGTGGTGAGAGTGGAGTTTggtgaaaaaactaaaacactaCTGGATTTATTGAACgttgaacgaaaagaaacactAGACCCAAAGATACTGTGCGTAGTTTTGTGAACTCCTGTTGAAGCCGGCGAAGAGAAGCAAACACAAGTCCCGCATTTAAACCTTCATTGGTGCATCCCCCCAGTAATAAAGTAAGTATAATTTGGTAACTTCCTTTACTTTTTATCTTTTGTTCGACGTGCGGTTGATTGACAGACGGCATGTCTCGTTAAGGCTATTTTTGGCAAACTGCTTTCGGAGAACTTCGAAGAAGGTAACGCGTTCCATGTGGGAAATGGTGCCATTGAACTTGGTCCCCCTTTTTCTCGAGACAAGTATTACCTGAGGGTGATACATTTTGAATGATTCTAGCATTCTTGACGGCAGGAAGTAATGGGATTTTTCCCTGAGCAGGAAAGCCAAACCATTGGCCACTAATTGATGCGCAGTTCTTCTTATATggcacatttatttatttttttatatttcgaaATAACCTCCCATGGACACTGAATGGTCATGATTGTACCGATTTGTACAGAATGGTGTCAACGGAATTGCGGAAAACGTAGAAACCTATCATGGGCCATGGTGAGGATTATCATATGGCACCACGTGGTTGCGTGTCACACTTTTTGAAACGCAGCAAACGTGGGACAATCCTATTTATCTTCATCATGGCTTGCTAGCAATGCAGACATTTACCCATCGTTGGCGTTGTTTATAAAACACCCCCCACGCTGAATGGGCTGGTTGCAAAATTCTCGATGTATTATTGAGGTGCGGAGGGATTTTGTTATGATGCCGATGTTGttgatgatcatgatgatcgtgatgatgatgatgcgttGTTGAGAAATTTACGTATTTTCTTTTAAGGTAAAAGAAGACCGTGCACGTGATCAAGACGCATCAGAGCCATGCCTACTGCGTGTTGCAAATAAAGATTACTTTGTTTTCCCGCTGCCCCGATTGTTGGTTGAGGTTTGAATTTGTAGTTTCAGATGTGGTCTTTTCCAAAACGAACTTTTTTGAAACAATCTGTCATATTGCTCGTgagagaaaaaatcaaacagcGAGATGCTACTCGCGAGCGATGCGCAAGAAATATTCTCGCGGAAAAAAATCGAGTTGGAAAACGCGCATTTTCACGAGCACATCTCGGCGAACGAATTTCTCCCCAACAAAAGACGGTAGGAACGCGGTGGTATCTTAGCAGCGCCGAAATAGTTGCGCTCATTCGGTGCCGGTAATTTCTCGGCTCCGCAGTGCCGCAGTTTCGTTCGCGTACGGATTGCTTttgaaggcaaaaaaaaaaggaaaacagtgaTCGCTAGGCAGACAGGAAAACTCTGGTTCCATTGCCTGACGCGCAATATTCATCCGGCGCATCCGGCGATCGCAGCCAACTCGTCGCACAGTTTCCGCTCTTTGTTTAACAACACAAGACCACGGCCATTACGGAGCCAATAAATATCGACCGCTAATTAAGTGTTGCGCGTGTTGCGGGGAAGAAACATTGTGCAGGCGGAAGAAACGACACCGTGTGGAGTGTTGATTTTTGCACGATCAAAGCGACTTGCACTTTGTCggcaacattttgtttttccaccctcacTGGCACCGGATTCGAACGGGATTCTAAACGGCGTCGAAATGAACAACCGAGGTAAGCAAACAGCTGATGACGGCCTGTGCTATGACGCTTGAGCGGCGTTGTGGTGCTGGATTTGGCGAGGatcgcgcaaaaaaaaaagggccgCAAATCGGTTACGAAATCGTTACGGTGTGTCCGGTGGCAAATGATCCTAACGTAGCTGCTGCGATCGTAATCGCCGTCGGGTACAACGTGCATGGGGATGACCTCCGTCCATTCGCCCATACTTAGCGAAGCCGATTCGACGCGATCTGCAAGGAGGGAGCCGGGGTTGatgatggtttatttttgtaaattacGAAAATCCGTCCACACGTCACTCGCGGACGACGGGTGTGTATACAAACGGGAGCGAggattaccttttttttttatttgccgaCAAAATACTAACCGGCGAAATCAAACGTTGAACACCAAATGGTTCAGCAAGTTTATGAGAGAACAATATAAGATTCATTAAATGTTAAATATTCCGGAAAAACATATCCTTCTAAAAACACTACTATATCAGTTAATTTACATATAAACTATCTCTTCCTTCGCAGGGCGTATTATCACGATGCCGGCCGAGTGTGCCGCGAACCCGTTGCAGCGGGCCCTTGCGGATGCCATCATCCGCATGGTTTCGATGGACGAGCTACGTATACTGCTCGCTTGCGGAGCGAAGGTGAACGAACAGGTCATCCAGGGCCTCAAGCCACTGCACTACGCCGTCTGGCAGAACAACGAGGCTGCGGTTAATCTGCTGATCGTACGGGGCGCCGACCTAAACGCCATCGATGAGGTCGGCTACAGCGCCCTTCATCTGGCGGCAGAGCATGGGTAAGAAAAAACGGAAGAACTATCTTCATGGAAATCTATAATGTGCCCTTTGCTCTGCTTGTAGATATCTCGAACTCGCAACTCTGCTGTTGGATGCAGGCTGTAAGATAGACTACCGTGCGCCAACGGATGATCCCTACCCCAGGACAACGCTGTGCGATGAACCGCTGCGGCTAGCGCTCCGCAACAAGCACTACCATGTGGCCCGTCTTCTTCTCGATCGGGGAGCCGATCCGAACAAGCGCTACTTCTTCGGCTCCGAAATCAACCTAGCGACGGATGTGGAGAGTCTGGAGCTGCTGCTGACGTACGGTGCCAACACGGAGGCACGTGATCGCTCCGGTATTACACCGCTGATGCGAGCGGTTCGCACGAACGGAAGCGTTGATTCGGTGCTTCTTCTACTGCACTATGGAGCCGATGTTAATGCCATGACGGATGCACGAAATGACTATCGGACCGTTCTTCATTATGCCGTTTTATCAGGTACGATTTCTATATACACAACTTTGTGTTTGccgttcaataaaataaagttttgtCTTCTGTAGGAAATGCTTCACTTGTGACGTTGCTTTTAAAACAGGGAGCTCGGGTGGATATCCCAGCTCCACTGCCCGAACCGGACCGGCCTAGTCCGCTCGATCTGGCGGTCCTCCGTGGTGATCCAGTGTTGGTGAGAATACTGCTCGAGAATGGGGCCAATGTGAATCGGAGCAGTCCGATCATCGGCTCCCCGTTGCACGTGGCTTGCGCCGATAATATTCCCAACAGAGTGGAAATCATGAAGGTAAAGTGTTATCGATGATTGAACTTTGAATATTTAATcattaattattgtttttgtatgtttataGATGCTCTTGTTTTACGGCGCTGATCCAAATGTACGAGTTATCGGGGATGTTGCCACCAATGCGATTCTGCGTCCCCCGTTGGCGGAGCTGCTGGCAAGCAATGAAATTGTAACACCCGAGGAACTGCATCTTCTGCTGCGACATGGCGCGAGAGTAAGCATTAGAAAATACGGTACGATTAAACAAATGGAATGATCAATAATCCCCTTTTCGTCCTCCTTACTTTCAGGTTATCCTGAAGACCCAGTATCGCGATCCAGATGGTTTGCTGAATTGCCTCTCCAACTTGCACCACGAATCTCCCGCCTTCCACATCATCCTGGACGCTGCCGAAGAGTTCGACCCTTGCATGATTCGCCGAAATCAACAGCTTACCGATGAACAGCGCGAGGTAATGATCGAGCGTGCCACAGTCCCCCGTAAGCTAAAGTCCCAAATCAGAGCTTACTACCGCCGGCTGTTCGGGCGCAACATCTGTGAGTTCGTACCACCGCTGTTCATACCGGATGAGCTGAAAAGCTACCTTCTTTACGAGCATAGTTTCTAGTCACTCGACAAGAAGATCTGGCTCGATTTGACAGGTAGGGGCGACCGGGTCGAAAGTGCCTACACGCCCACATTTCTTTATATCTGGACCTGATAAGACTATTCGCGCGTTGGTGAATCTTTTGATATTCCCACCA encodes:
- the LOC131281355 gene encoding ankyrin-1-like, translated to MPDQRGRIITMPAECAANPLQRALADAIIRMVSMDELRILLACGAKVNEQVIQGLKPLHYAVWQNNEAAVNLLIVRGADLNAIDEVGYSALHLAAEHGYLELATLLLDAGCKIDYRAPTDDPYPRTTLCDEPLRLALRNKHYHVARLLLDRGADPNKRYFFGSEINLATDVESLELLLTYGANTEARDRSGITPLMRAVRTNGSVDSVLLLLHYGADVNAMTDARNDYRTVLHYAVLSGNASLVTLLLKQGARVDIPAPLPEPDRPSPLDLAVLRGDPVLVRILLENGANVNRSSPIIGSPLHVACADNIPNRVEIMKMLLFYGADPNVRVIGDVATNAILRPPLAELLASNEIVTPEELHLLLRHGARVILKTQYRDPDGLLNCLSNLHHESPAFHIILDAAEEFDPCMIRRNQQLTDEQREVMIERATVPRKLKSQIRAYYRRLFGRNICEFVPPLFIPDELKSYLLYEHSF